The Actinomycetota bacterium nucleotide sequence TTCACGGACGCCGACATCGTCCACGAACCCTCGGTGGTCGCCGCGCTGGTGCGGGCCGCGGAGGCCCGAGGCCTGGACCTCGTGTCCCAGATGGCCCGCCTCCACACCACCACGTTCTGGGAACGAGCCATCCTCCCCGCCTTCGTGTACTTCTTCGCCATGCTCTATCCGTTCCGTCAGGTGAACCGGCCGGCGGCGCGGACCGCGGGTGCCGCCGGCGGATGCATGCTGGTTCGCCGGGAAGCCCTGGAGGCCGCCGGAGGGCTGGAGGGGATCCGGGGCCGGCTCATCGACGACGTCTCGCTGGGACGGCTGCTCAAGCGACGGCCCGGGTCGGGCGGCATGTGGCTGGGACACGCCGCCGGCGTGACCAGCATCCGGCCCCACCGCTTCGGGGACCTGTGGGCGATGGTCGCTCGCAGCGCCTACACCCAGCTCCGGTACTCGCCGGCGCTGCTGGCGGGCACGGTAGCCGGGCTGGTCGTGCTGTTCGCCGTCCCGCCGGTTGCCGCCATCACCGGCCTGGTCGACCTTGCCGGTGGGGGCTCCGGTGCCGCCTCGGTGGTCGCGGCGTCGTGCGGCCTGGCCGCCTGGGTGACCCTGGCGGCGACCGAAGTGCCCATCCTGCGGCTGTACGGGCTCGGCCCGCTCCGAGGCCTGGCGCTACCGATGGTCGCCTTCCTGTACACGGCGATGACCGTGGACTCCGCGCGGCGCCATCGCCGCGGGGTGGGAGGGACCTGGAAGGGCCGCCCGGCCGCGCGAGCTCGCTAGGACGAAGGGCCGCCGGGCTCAGCCGGCCACGGCCTGCAACAGCGGAAGCGTGCGGACCTCCACGTCCGGGGCCACGGCGTGGACCTCCTCCGGAAGTCGGGCCAGGTTGACGTTCGGCGCGAAGCCCATGGGCCGGGTGAGCGCACGGAAGAAGTCGTCGAAGTGGCTGGGCACGACCACGCGGGGCTCCAGCTCGGGGAGGATCCGGCCCCAGTAGCCCCTGGTGAACTCGCGCCCCGCCACCCCGGCCACGAAGACGTCCACGCCGTGATGGCGGATCGCGCCGTCGAGGAGGTCCGCGCTGCACCTGGTGGTACAGGCTGGCCCCGGCGACGTCGACGCGGATGCCCCAGACCTGTCCACAGCGGTAGGCCCCGGGCCACAGGCGCTCCAGCTGCGAGCACGTCAGGTCGCCGTCGAACG carries:
- a CDS encoding glycosyltransferase produces the protein MTVLAGLAVAGLAAWLYLLVGHGLFWRTDQRLPFASDPPVWPEVVAIVPARNEASVLPLTLPTLLGQDYPGRFRVVVVDDESDDGTAAAAEAAATAAATRDALTMIKGTALPPGWVGKVWAMSQGAAEAGEPGYLLFTDADIVHEPSVVAALVRAAEARGLDLVSQMARLHTTTFWERAILPAFVYFFAMLYPFRQVNRPAARTAGAAGGCMLVRREALEAAGGLEGIRGRLIDDVSLGRLLKRRPGSGGMWLGHAAGVTSIRPHRFGDLWAMVARSAYTQLRYSPALLAGTVAGLVVLFAVPPVAAITGLVDLAGGGSGAASVVAASCGLAAWVTLAATEVPILRLYGLGPLRGLALPMVAFLYTAMTVDSARRHRRGVGGTWKGRPAARAR